The sequence TCGTGCTGATCACCGAGTGGAAAACGCGGTAAGGAGATGATGGACATGGCAGCATGGAAACGGAAGACGCCGAAACTGACGGCACTTCGCGAACCGGCGGAGGCCGGACCGATACTGCGGGACTGCGTACTCGCGAATGAATCCTTTAGCAGCATAGACACTGCTGGACTGACCGCGGACAATGCCGTGCTGACGGACTGTTCGTTCGCGGAAAACGACCTGGCGGGGGCGGTGTTCATCGATACGGTGTTCGAACGATGCGATTTTTCGAACGTCCTGGCGGCGCGGGCGGACGTGCGGCGATGTGAATTCGTCAACTGCAAGCTGACGGGCGCGGACTTTTCCCAGGCGTCCGCTGCCGATGTGCTGTTCACCCAATGTGACATGCGCTACAGCAATTTCAGTTTTTCCGGGCTGGTGCGGGCGGAATTCAATGAAGTCCAGCTGTCGGATTCCGACTTCTTCGAGTGTACACTGAAGCCGGTATCGTTCAAGAACAGCCGGCTGGAGAACGTGAATTTCAGGGAGACGGACCTCGCCGGCATCGATTTGTCGGACTGCCGGTTCGAACGGCTCGAAGTGACCCCTTCAAAACTGGAAGGCTGCCGCGTATCAAGTGAACAGGCGGTCGGCTTCGCCCGTATGTTCGGCTTATTGGTGGACGGGGAATCATGATATACTGAAACGAACCAAACGAGGAGTGTGGACGAGCAATGCTGACATTTGAAGAAAAACAGGCAATTATTGAATCCTACCCGGAATTGACAAGGAAAGACGTCTCCATGAAACGGGTCAACTACCATTATCTCGACAGTAAGTTCGACAAGACGGTCGTCGTGCAGCATCTTCATCCGAACGGCAATGCGTTCGTGTACGTGGCGGATATACCGGGATACGAACCGGACGGCCGCGGTCTCGTCAATGTGCGGGAAGCGTCGGAAGCGGAACTGCGCCAGGTGATCGAGGATGCCATCAAAGGACTGTCCGAAAGCAATGATGACCGGGAACCAGTCGAAGAGGTCTGGCGGGACGGCAACAATTCGAAACTGGAACTGAAAGAGGAGCTCGATGCGTGGAATGTCTACCACGGCCTCAATCTGGAAGACAGCTTCGGGGATTACCAGGAAGCGGTCGACTATTTGAAAGAAGAAGGCTTCCGGAAAGTCGGGGACGACGGGGTGATCGAATGAAAGGCAGGACGGTGACCATCGGCATCATTGCCATTACAATCATTGTCGTGGCGGTCATTATCTGGCTCATGCTGGCGACGTTCAAGCAGGATGAGCAGAAGAACGGCCCGGCTGCCGCCGGCTATACGGCGGAGTCGGTCTATGTGATCCAAT comes from Sporosarcina trichiuri and encodes:
- a CDS encoding pentapeptide repeat-containing protein, which encodes MAAWKRKTPKLTALREPAEAGPILRDCVLANESFSSIDTAGLTADNAVLTDCSFAENDLAGAVFIDTVFERCDFSNVLAARADVRRCEFVNCKLTGADFSQASAADVLFTQCDMRYSNFSFSGLVRAEFNEVQLSDSDFFECTLKPVSFKNSRLENVNFRETDLAGIDLSDCRFERLEVTPSKLEGCRVSSEQAVGFARMFGLLVDGES